The following DNA comes from Microbacterium foliorum.
CCGCCGAGCTCTTCGCGCTGATCTTCGCGCGCTCGGCGAGTCCGATCCTCGCGGTCGGCGGGTTCGTGATCGACATCGTGCCGCAGCCGTTCAAGGAGTTCGCGATCGCGACCTTCGGCGAGTACGACAAGATCGCGCTGCTGGTCGGTCTCGGTCTCGCGGTGGTGATCGCGTCAGCGATCGCCGGAATCCTTCAGCTGCTCCGTCCCCCGCTCGGCGTGATCGCCCTGCTGGTCGCGGGCGCGCTCTCCACCGCGGCGATCGTGACCAGGGCGGGTGCCACGCCCCTCGCGTTCCTTCCTCCCGTTCTCGGAACCATCGCGGGCTCGATCCTCATCGTCCTCCTGATCCGCCGTCTGAAGACGTGGAAGGTGTCGGCCGTTCCTGTCGTGATGACCGACCGCAAGGGCGAGGGTCTCGTCGCGACCGGCTCGGAGACGGTGGGCCAGGATGCCGAGCAGCCGCCGAAGGCGATGGGGCGCCGTCAGTTCTTCATCCTCGCGGGCATCGCCAGCGCCTCCGCCGTCGTGGTCGGCATCGCCTCGCGTGCGGTGAGCATGACCGTCGCCTCCGTGGCGACGATCCGCGAGGCGCTCACGCTGCCCTCGCCGAAGTCGACCGTGACCGTGCCGAACGGCGCCGAGCTCGACATCCCCGGCCTCACCCAGCTCTTCACCCCCAACAAGGACTTCTACCGTGTCGACACGGCGTTGACGGTGCCCACCATCGACCCCAGCACCTGGCGCCTTGTGATCGACGGCATGGTCGATCAGCGGGTCGAGATGAGCTTCCAGGACATCCTCGACATGGGCCTCGATGAATACG
Coding sequences within:
- a CDS encoding molybdopterin-dependent oxidoreductase, producing the protein MAQRSKDPQRSKGRRFIFWAALSGVISGAVFLATAELFALIFARSASPILAVGGFVIDIVPQPFKEFAIATFGEYDKIALLVGLGLAVVIASAIAGILQLLRPPLGVIALLVAGALSTAAIVTRAGATPLAFLPPVLGTIAGSILIVLLIRRLKTWKVSAVPVVMTDRKGEGLVATGSETVGQDAEQPPKAMGRRQFFILAGIASASAVVVGIASRAVSMTVASVATIREALTLPSPKSTVTVPNGAELDIPGLTQLFTPNKDFYRVDTALTVPTIDPSTWRLVIDGMVDQRVEMSFQDILDMGLDEYAITLTCVSNEVGGDLVGNAKWLGVPLRDVLAKAGVKSGADMVLSKSVDGYTASTPLSALTDDNIDAILAVGMNGEPLPLEHGFPVRMVVPGLYGYVSATKWLTELKVTTFDKDEAYWTPRGYSAEAPIKFASRVDTPKVGQAVDAGRIPIAGVAWAQTVGIERVEVRIDEGDWMPATLSAPVNENTWVQWFMEWDATPGTHYVAVRAINKNGDMQIEERAPIAPNGSSGWQRSLIRVS